One genomic region from Leifsonia sp. Root1293 encodes:
- a CDS encoding carbohydrate ABC transporter permease, translated as MSTPTTALASVNPQGISRTAVPRNRPASPRRFLARLPVRILLGILLFIMIYPMVWMFLGSFKTQNEFLNEPFWALPQNWSLDNYVSVFENGFGKYILNSVIVVFPSLAVVLIVGVAAGFALEVMVWKGRGTVLLLFLAGIMVPTQMILLPLFTIYFRTGLTGTYWPMILTYIATGLPLTVFMMATFFRSVPREIFEASTLDGASIIRSFWAVGLPLVKNAVFTVGLVQFFFFWNDLLIALTFTNSDALRTIQVGLLNFTGQYGAVQYGPTFAAIAVSVFGTLLIYLFLNQQVMKGLTAGSVKG; from the coding sequence ATGTCCACTCCGACCACGGCCCTCGCCAGCGTCAACCCGCAGGGCATCTCCAGGACGGCTGTTCCCCGCAACCGGCCGGCATCGCCGCGTCGATTCCTCGCCAGGCTCCCCGTGCGCATCCTGCTCGGGATCCTGCTCTTCATCATGATCTATCCGATGGTCTGGATGTTCCTCGGGTCGTTCAAGACGCAGAACGAGTTCCTCAACGAGCCGTTCTGGGCGCTTCCGCAGAACTGGTCGCTCGACAACTACGTCTCGGTGTTCGAGAACGGCTTCGGGAAGTACATCCTGAACAGCGTCATCGTGGTGTTCCCATCGCTCGCCGTCGTGCTCATCGTGGGCGTGGCAGCCGGGTTCGCCCTCGAGGTGATGGTGTGGAAAGGTCGCGGGACCGTCCTGCTCCTGTTCCTCGCCGGCATCATGGTGCCGACGCAGATGATCCTGCTGCCGCTCTTCACCATCTACTTCCGCACGGGTCTGACCGGCACCTACTGGCCGATGATCCTCACCTACATCGCCACCGGCCTCCCGCTGACCGTGTTCATGATGGCGACCTTCTTCCGGTCGGTGCCGCGCGAGATCTTCGAGGCATCCACGCTCGACGGAGCGAGCATCATCCGGTCCTTCTGGGCGGTCGGGCTGCCACTGGTCAAGAACGCCGTCTTCACCGTCGGGCTCGTGCAGTTCTTCTTCTTCTGGAACGACCTCCTGATCGCGCTGACCTTCACCAACAGCGACGCACTCCGCACGATCCAGGTCGGGCTGCTGAACTTCACCGGCCAGTACGGCGCGGTGCAGTACGGTCCCACGTTCGCGGCGATCGCCGTCAGCGTGTTCGGCACCCTGCTCATCTACCTGTTCCTCAATCAACAAGTCATGAAGGGCCTCACGGCCGGATCGGTCAAGGGATAA
- a CDS encoding carbohydrate ABC transporter permease, protein MERVLGDKRAVLILLGPALLVYSIIMLVPIIWSLGYTVMDGNPIIGFTFNGFGNFVKFFNDPAAWSALWFTIRFAFIMTVLQVAAGYGLSLLYVFYLKRASSTVRTIIFFPIVLPTVAIALLFTRLFESAPTVGPVNSLLNLFGIPSVDWFGTPDASFWVLILMGLWQSMGFYGVLLYAGVLDIPEEMLESARLDGAGGWKLVRTIVLPLSLPVLLSSVIFSINGTLKVFDSVVALTNGGPGNATTPLTLYMFQTSFTYGQYGYGSTIALMLTILCLLFTVFIFRSTRRDLTKD, encoded by the coding sequence ATGGAAAGAGTCCTCGGCGACAAGCGCGCCGTCCTGATCCTCCTGGGGCCGGCGCTGCTGGTCTACTCCATCATCATGTTGGTGCCGATCATCTGGTCGCTCGGCTACACCGTGATGGATGGCAACCCGATCATCGGGTTCACCTTCAACGGATTCGGGAACTTCGTCAAGTTCTTCAACGATCCAGCCGCCTGGAGCGCGCTCTGGTTCACCATCCGGTTCGCCTTCATCATGACGGTGCTGCAGGTGGCGGCGGGCTACGGTCTGTCGCTGCTCTACGTCTTCTACCTGAAGCGGGCCTCATCGACCGTGCGCACGATCATCTTCTTCCCGATCGTCCTGCCGACAGTCGCCATCGCACTGCTCTTCACGAGGCTGTTCGAATCGGCCCCGACGGTCGGCCCGGTCAACTCGCTCCTCAACCTCTTCGGGATCCCGTCCGTCGACTGGTTCGGCACCCCTGATGCCTCGTTCTGGGTGCTGATCCTGATGGGTCTCTGGCAGTCCATGGGCTTCTACGGGGTGCTGCTCTACGCCGGCGTGCTCGACATCCCGGAGGAGATGCTCGAATCGGCCCGTCTCGACGGCGCGGGCGGCTGGAAGCTGGTCCGCACCATCGTGCTGCCGCTCTCGCTGCCCGTGCTGCTCTCCTCGGTGATCTTCAGCATCAACGGGACCCTCAAGGTCTTCGACAGTGTCGTCGCGCTCACGAACGGCGGTCCGGGCAACGCCACGACGCCCCTGACGCTCTACATGTTCCAGACCTCGTTCACCTACGGCCAGTACGGCTACGGCAGCACCATCGCGCTCATGCTGACGATCCTCTGCCTGCTGTTCACCGTCTTCATCTTCCGGTCAACGCGCCGCGACCTCACGAAGGACTGA
- a CDS encoding PspA/IM30 family protein, translated as MSADSNSNTARMRTIFRTKTSKALDRMEDPRDALDDSYEQQVKLLHQVRQAVAEVATAKKRIELQGEEMGTRYQRLGDQAREAMEHGREDLARAALERRAALEGQVSKLQEQHSSLQKQTSQLQERERRLAEQIAAFRIEKETMKATYSASAAQVRANEAVAGIGANMNDVGVSLDRARDRVAQMQARAQATDELLSSGALKDLTAAPDADIERQLAELASRSDIERQLKAMKGDGAEGIRDSKDTGSDGWLSIGQAPQ; from the coding sequence ATGAGCGCCGACAGCAACAGCAACACCGCCCGGATGCGCACCATCTTCCGCACGAAGACGTCCAAGGCGCTCGACCGCATGGAGGATCCGCGCGACGCCCTCGACGACAGCTACGAGCAGCAGGTCAAGCTGCTGCACCAGGTACGGCAGGCCGTTGCGGAGGTCGCCACGGCGAAGAAGCGCATCGAACTGCAGGGCGAGGAGATGGGCACGCGCTACCAGCGGCTCGGCGACCAGGCCCGTGAGGCCATGGAGCACGGTCGCGAGGACCTCGCCCGAGCGGCACTGGAACGGCGCGCGGCCCTCGAGGGGCAGGTGTCGAAGCTCCAGGAGCAGCACAGCTCGCTGCAGAAGCAGACCTCGCAGCTGCAGGAACGAGAGCGTCGCCTGGCGGAGCAGATCGCCGCCTTCCGCATCGAGAAGGAGACGATGAAGGCCACCTACAGCGCCTCCGCCGCCCAGGTGCGCGCGAATGAGGCCGTGGCCGGCATCGGCGCGAACATGAACGACGTCGGCGTCAGCCTCGACCGTGCCCGCGATCGCGTCGCCCAGATGCAGGCGCGCGCCCAGGCCACCGACGAGCTCCTGTCGAGCGGCGCCCTGAAAGACCTCACGGCCGCTCCGGATGCCGACATCGAGCGCCAGCTGGCCGAACTCGCGTCGCGCTCCGACATCGAGCGCCAGCTCAAGGCGATGAAGGGCGACGGAGCCGAAGGCATCCGTGACTCGAAGGACACCGGGTCGGACGGCTGGCTGAGCATCGGGCAGGCTCCGCAGTAG
- a CDS encoding TIGR03557 family F420-dependent LLM class oxidoreductase, translated as MKIGYKLAAEAFGPQELVRQAVRAEQAGFDFVEISDHFHPWVEAQGHSPFAWNVLSVIAAKTTTLNFATGVTCPSVRYHPAIIAQAAATLALLSDGRFTLGVGAGERLNEHIVGRGFPGIHERHAMFDEALDIIRLLWQGGYQNYDGRYLKLEDARIFDLPEVPPTLAVAVSGPASVALAAEHGDGLFAVEPKSDLVSGYRDAGGTGPLYCEAPLAWAPSEEAAIEAALETNAWSLSGWKVMSELPNPVNFEAASTTVRADDIREQFACGPDVERHLEVIGQFTDAGFDHIALMNSGPDVDGFFDFFQRELRPRLATE; from the coding sequence ATGAAGATCGGATACAAGCTCGCGGCCGAGGCGTTCGGCCCTCAGGAACTCGTACGTCAGGCCGTGCGTGCCGAACAGGCAGGTTTCGACTTCGTCGAGATCAGCGACCACTTCCATCCGTGGGTCGAGGCCCAGGGCCACTCCCCCTTCGCGTGGAATGTGCTCAGTGTCATCGCCGCGAAGACCACGACGCTCAATTTCGCCACCGGTGTCACCTGCCCCAGCGTGCGCTATCACCCGGCGATCATCGCTCAGGCCGCTGCGACCCTGGCCCTGCTCTCGGACGGGCGTTTCACGTTGGGCGTCGGCGCGGGCGAGCGGTTGAACGAGCACATCGTCGGTCGCGGTTTCCCGGGGATCCACGAGCGGCACGCCATGTTCGACGAAGCGCTCGACATCATCCGCCTGCTCTGGCAGGGCGGATACCAGAACTACGACGGCAGGTACCTCAAGCTCGAGGACGCTCGCATCTTCGATCTGCCCGAGGTGCCGCCGACGCTGGCAGTGGCGGTGAGCGGCCCCGCTTCCGTGGCCCTGGCCGCCGAACACGGCGACGGTCTCTTCGCCGTCGAACCGAAGAGCGACCTGGTGTCCGGCTACCGCGACGCCGGTGGCACGGGGCCGCTCTACTGCGAGGCGCCGCTCGCCTGGGCGCCGAGCGAGGAGGCGGCCATTGAAGCGGCCCTCGAGACGAATGCCTGGTCGCTCTCCGGCTGGAAGGTGATGTCCGAGCTGCCGAACCCGGTGAACTTCGAGGCTGCATCCACCACGGTGCGCGCGGACGACATTCGCGAGCAGTTCGCCTGCGGCCCCGACGTGGAGCGGCATCTCGAGGTCATCGGCCAGTTCACCGATGCAGGATTCGATCACATCGCCCTGATGAACAGCGGGCCCGACGTCGACGGCTTCTTCGACTTCTTCCAGCGGGAGCTGCGGCCCCGCCTCGCCACGGAGTGA
- a CDS encoding cysteine desulfurase, with translation MSISVTSTTSPAPLSTDEVAALRGDFPVLAQSVNGHPLVYLDSGATSQKPRVVLDAERDYYENRNSAVHRGAHTLAALATEDFEEAREIVAGFVGASAEEIVWTSNATEGINLVAYAISNASLGRGGAAAERFRIGAGDEILVTELEHHANLIPWQELAARTGATLRFIPVDDDGSLRLDELDDLIGERTRVVAFTHVSNVLGTVSPVDLLVARAHAVGAIVVLDACQSAPHLALDLHALDVDFAVFSGHKMLAPTGIGVLYGRRELLDALPPFLTGGSMITTVTMEKAEYLPAPLRFEAGTQRVSQAIALAAAVRYLEAIGMDRIAAHETVLGRRLTDGLAVIDGVRILGPVGGAERVGLASIDVPGIHSHDLGQFLDSRGIAVRVGHHCAQPLHRRLGVTSSTRASSYLYSTRDDVDAFLAGVADGIAFFGGSR, from the coding sequence ATGTCGATCAGCGTCACCAGCACGACCTCACCAGCCCCCCTCAGCACCGACGAGGTCGCTGCTTTGCGCGGAGACTTCCCCGTGCTCGCGCAATCGGTGAACGGGCACCCGCTCGTGTACCTCGATTCCGGGGCGACCTCTCAGAAGCCACGAGTGGTCCTGGATGCCGAACGCGACTACTACGAGAATCGCAACTCCGCCGTGCACCGTGGTGCCCACACCCTCGCCGCCCTCGCCACAGAGGATTTCGAGGAGGCCCGCGAGATCGTGGCCGGCTTCGTCGGGGCGTCCGCCGAGGAGATCGTCTGGACGTCGAACGCGACAGAGGGCATCAACCTGGTGGCGTACGCCATCTCGAACGCGAGCCTCGGACGCGGGGGAGCAGCCGCCGAGCGTTTCCGGATCGGAGCCGGCGACGAGATCCTGGTGACCGAACTCGAGCACCATGCCAACCTCATCCCGTGGCAGGAGCTGGCGGCCCGCACGGGTGCGACCCTGCGTTTCATCCCGGTCGATGACGACGGGTCCCTGCGGCTCGACGAGCTCGACGATCTGATCGGCGAGCGCACGAGGGTGGTGGCATTCACCCATGTGTCGAACGTGCTCGGCACCGTGAGCCCCGTCGATCTGCTCGTCGCACGCGCTCACGCCGTAGGCGCCATCGTCGTGCTCGACGCCTGCCAGTCCGCACCCCACCTGGCGCTCGATCTGCACGCCCTCGACGTGGACTTCGCCGTGTTCTCCGGGCACAAGATGCTGGCTCCGACCGGCATCGGCGTGCTCTACGGACGGCGCGAACTGCTCGACGCCCTTCCTCCCTTCCTCACCGGTGGTTCGATGATCACGACGGTGACGATGGAGAAGGCCGAGTACCTGCCGGCGCCGCTGCGTTTCGAGGCCGGAACGCAGCGCGTCTCCCAAGCCATCGCACTCGCAGCGGCGGTACGTTATCTCGAGGCGATCGGCATGGACCGCATCGCGGCACACGAGACCGTGCTCGGGCGGCGGCTGACCGACGGCCTCGCCGTCATCGACGGCGTGCGGATCCTCGGTCCCGTCGGCGGCGCCGAACGGGTGGGCTTGGCCAGCATCGACGTCCCCGGCATCCACTCGCACGACCTGGGCCAGTTCCTCGACAGCCGCGGCATCGCCGTGCGCGTCGGCCACCACTGCGCTCAGCCCCTGCATCGACGCCTCGGCGTCACCTCGTCGACCCGGGCGAGCAGCTACCTGTATTCCACCCGAGACGACGTCGACGCCTTCCTCGCGGGAGTCGCCGACGGCATCGCATTCTTCGGAGGCTCACGATGA
- the sufU gene encoding Fe-S cluster assembly sulfur transfer protein SufU, translated as MSDLAGLYQELILDHAKRPHGYGLVEHPSAESHQLNPTCGDEITLQLNVADDGTLTSVTWEGHGCAISQSSASLLAQLFAGLPVSQLQPRIDSFRTMMRSRGTVEPDEELLGDAAVLSGASKFIARVKCAMLGWVAAEDALTRLR; from the coding sequence ATGAGCGATCTCGCCGGCCTGTACCAGGAGCTCATCCTCGATCACGCCAAGCGTCCCCACGGCTACGGCCTCGTGGAGCATCCGTCGGCCGAATCGCACCAACTCAATCCCACGTGCGGCGACGAGATCACGCTGCAGCTGAACGTCGCCGACGACGGCACCCTCACCTCGGTCACCTGGGAGGGGCACGGATGCGCCATCTCGCAGTCGTCGGCATCGTTGCTCGCCCAGCTCTTTGCCGGGCTTCCGGTGTCCCAGCTGCAACCGCGCATCGACTCCTTCCGCACCATGATGCGCTCGCGGGGCACCGTCGAGCCCGACGAGGAGCTGCTCGGCGACGCCGCGGTTCTGAGCGGTGCCTCAAAATTCATCGCACGTGTGAAGTGCGCGATGCTCGGCTGGGTCGCCGCTGAGGACGCGCTGACGAGACTGCGGTGA
- a CDS encoding ABC transporter substrate-binding protein, translating into MTTAPKSRMRRLAPLVAVVGAGALLLTACGPASGGGSADSGTFTYLGQTENTTIIDTLTTLSKDQCAAEEKAAPLTPDKSAGAQFDQKLQLLAGQDALSNMSMAAGTPSLMKQFIDAGQVVDLSKELDTLGVSDKILPAAESTIKALYGEDDLYSLPTEFNIEGFWYNKQILADNGIEAPATWDDLVDAAKTLKAAGVQPFSADGKDGWPITRLVGNYIARDLGPDALKDVADGKAKLTDDEYVKAADAVAALGEAGYFGDAVGSIDYNAAMNQFLTGGSAFFYMGSWALANFNDATQNQIGADNIGFAPFPAVDGGKGSIDQVPANVGVPVMFAKKGFGDSQAAWLKCIVSNYGDTVMTDSGVVSGFTLDNPPTDLPETTQIVQQTIKDAPSSILWFEALFNPKATSVSQTNGGGLASGAVSGADFMKLVQAANDEG; encoded by the coding sequence GTGACCACAGCACCGAAATCACGAATGCGGCGTCTCGCGCCCCTCGTGGCCGTCGTTGGAGCGGGAGCGCTGCTGCTCACCGCGTGCGGACCGGCCAGCGGGGGAGGAAGTGCCGACAGTGGCACATTCACCTACCTCGGCCAGACCGAGAACACCACCATCATCGACACCCTCACCACGCTGTCGAAGGATCAGTGCGCGGCAGAGGAGAAGGCCGCCCCGCTCACCCCCGACAAGTCGGCCGGCGCCCAGTTCGACCAGAAGCTCCAGCTGCTGGCCGGGCAGGACGCCCTCTCGAACATGTCGATGGCGGCAGGAACGCCATCACTGATGAAGCAGTTCATCGACGCCGGACAGGTCGTCGATCTGTCGAAGGAGCTCGACACGCTGGGCGTCTCCGACAAGATCCTCCCGGCCGCTGAATCGACGATCAAGGCTCTCTACGGAGAGGATGACCTGTACTCGCTGCCCACCGAGTTCAACATCGAGGGCTTCTGGTACAACAAGCAGATCCTCGCCGACAACGGCATCGAGGCGCCGGCGACCTGGGACGACCTGGTGGATGCCGCGAAGACGCTGAAGGCCGCTGGAGTCCAGCCGTTCTCCGCCGACGGTAAAGACGGCTGGCCGATCACCCGCCTCGTCGGCAACTACATCGCGCGCGACCTCGGTCCCGACGCGCTCAAGGACGTCGCAGACGGCAAGGCCAAGCTGACCGACGACGAATACGTCAAGGCCGCCGACGCCGTCGCCGCCCTGGGCGAGGCCGGCTACTTCGGCGACGCCGTCGGATCCATCGACTACAACGCCGCCATGAACCAGTTCCTCACGGGCGGCTCCGCCTTCTTCTACATGGGAAGCTGGGCGCTGGCGAACTTCAACGACGCGACGCAGAACCAGATCGGGGCCGACAACATCGGCTTCGCCCCGTTCCCGGCCGTCGACGGCGGAAAGGGCTCGATCGATCAGGTCCCGGCCAACGTCGGCGTTCCCGTCATGTTCGCGAAGAAGGGCTTCGGCGACAGCCAGGCAGCATGGCTCAAGTGCATCGTCTCCAACTACGGCGACACCGTCATGACCGACAGCGGCGTCGTGTCGGGCTTCACTCTCGACAACCCGCCGACAGACCTGCCCGAGACGACCCAGATCGTGCAGCAGACCATCAAGGACGCCCCGTCGAGCATCCTGTGGTTCGAGGCGCTGTTCAACCCGAAGGCCACGAGTGTGAGCCAGACCAACGGCGGCGGACTCGCGAGCGGTGCCGTCAGCGGTGCCGACTTCATGAAGCTGGTGCAGGCCGCGAACGACGAGGGCTGA
- a CDS encoding HAD family hydrolase → MTQTTIAVLFDIDGTLVDSNYLHVEAWQRAFQEMGTDVDAWRIHRSIGQDGDELITSLVGEQEDAWTSKASELNSTYYMELTPRLRIFDGARELLRTLAERGVTVVLATSAPQDELDVLLRVIDSDDVIHATTNADDVDTAKPEPDIVRIALSRAGVDADHAVFIGDSVWDMKAALRAGVTPYGVLSGGISGELLTDAGARAVFDDPADLLDRLDEIALLG, encoded by the coding sequence ATGACCCAGACAACGATCGCAGTGCTCTTCGACATCGACGGCACCCTCGTCGACTCCAACTACCTGCACGTCGAGGCGTGGCAGCGCGCATTCCAGGAGATGGGAACGGATGTCGACGCCTGGCGCATCCACCGGTCCATCGGACAGGACGGCGACGAGCTCATCACGTCTCTCGTCGGCGAACAGGAGGACGCCTGGACGTCGAAGGCGTCAGAGCTCAACTCCACGTACTACATGGAGCTCACGCCACGTCTGCGCATCTTCGACGGAGCACGAGAGCTGCTGCGCACTCTGGCGGAGCGCGGCGTCACCGTCGTGCTCGCGACCTCGGCTCCGCAGGATGAGCTCGACGTGCTGTTGCGCGTGATCGACTCCGACGATGTCATCCACGCCACCACGAACGCCGACGATGTCGACACGGCGAAGCCCGAACCCGACATCGTGCGCATCGCACTCTCCCGTGCCGGCGTCGACGCCGATCACGCCGTCTTCATCGGTGATTCCGTCTGGGACATGAAGGCGGCCCTGCGCGCAGGAGTGACGCCGTACGGCGTGCTGTCTGGCGGCATCTCCGGGGAGCTGCTGACGGATGCCGGAGCCCGGGCAGTCTTCGACGACCCGGCCGACCTGCTCGATCGACTCGACGAGATCGCCCTGCTCGGCTGA
- a CDS encoding LacI family DNA-binding transcriptional regulator has product MSDVARHAGVALGTVSNTMNNPEKVSEATRRKVQAAIAELGFIRNDAARSLATGTSNTIGIVLADLSNSFFVDIARGADATARQHGMNLLIANSDVDLAKQSMNISLFEESRVAGVLLAPLDTAYVRGSASLLRSTPLVLVNFAADSGHYAGVVADEVHGGYEAAEHLIGLGRTRLAFLGGPLLLTAVAQRLEGARAAVAANPGVTLEHIETRGLNIPHGRHAGQDILARGAGTFDGLVAASDLLAVGAIQVLDGKPGFDVPTDLAVVGYDNNHFASESAIPVSTISQHGEEMGRVAAQLLMNEIQGGPTTAKQTVVIKPDLVPRRSSLGDAWRRD; this is encoded by the coding sequence ATGTCCGACGTCGCGCGTCACGCCGGAGTCGCCCTCGGCACGGTGTCGAACACCATGAACAATCCCGAGAAGGTGAGCGAGGCGACCCGACGCAAGGTCCAGGCGGCGATCGCCGAGCTCGGCTTCATCCGCAATGATGCGGCTCGCTCCTTGGCAACCGGAACCAGCAACACGATCGGAATCGTGCTGGCCGACCTCAGCAACTCCTTCTTCGTCGACATCGCCCGAGGCGCCGATGCGACTGCCCGACAGCACGGCATGAACCTGCTCATCGCGAACTCCGACGTCGATCTGGCGAAGCAGTCCATGAACATCAGCCTCTTCGAGGAGTCGCGGGTCGCCGGCGTGCTGCTCGCGCCGCTCGACACCGCCTACGTCCGGGGCAGTGCGTCGCTGCTGCGAAGCACTCCCCTCGTGCTCGTGAACTTCGCGGCCGACTCCGGTCACTACGCCGGTGTCGTCGCCGACGAGGTGCATGGCGGCTACGAGGCCGCCGAGCATCTCATCGGGCTCGGTCGCACCCGCCTGGCGTTCCTCGGTGGACCCCTGCTGCTCACAGCCGTCGCGCAGCGCCTCGAGGGTGCACGCGCCGCTGTCGCCGCGAATCCCGGCGTGACGCTGGAGCACATCGAGACCCGCGGCCTCAACATCCCGCACGGCCGGCACGCCGGCCAGGACATCCTCGCTCGGGGTGCCGGCACCTTCGACGGCCTGGTGGCGGCATCCGATCTCCTCGCGGTCGGTGCCATCCAGGTGCTCGACGGAAAGCCCGGCTTCGATGTGCCGACCGACCTCGCCGTCGTCGGCTACGACAACAACCACTTCGCCTCCGAGAGCGCCATCCCGGTCTCGACCATCAGCCAGCACGGCGAGGAGATGGGCCGGGTCGCTGCCCAGTTGCTCATGAACGAGATCCAGGGCGGGCCGACGACGGCGAAGCAGACCGTGGTCATCAAGCCCGATCTCGTGCCCCGACGGAGTTCGCTCGGAGACGCCTGGCGGCGCGACTAG